From a single Miscanthus floridulus cultivar M001 chromosome 8, ASM1932011v1, whole genome shotgun sequence genomic region:
- the LOC136470738 gene encoding protein TRACHEARY ELEMENT DIFFERENTIATION-RELATED 7A-like produces MRPRRRAPATARPRPCIARPRAPPARPRHPPALLGPGARILGPPAPLRRAGAPTPVSPRHRARPPLHRPPPSTPSPVAPPSHVAPKRAPPPSARAATAGARGRPPLHAPAPRAPVLP; encoded by the coding sequence atgcgcCCACGCCGGCGAGCCCCCGCCACCGCGCGCCCCCGCCCCTGCATCGCCCGCCCTCGAGCACCCCCAGCCCGGCCGCGCCACCCGCCCGCTCTGCTCGGTCCCGGCGCGCGCATCCTCGGCCCGCCAGCCCCGCTCCGCCGCGCCGGTGCGCCCACGCCGGTGAGCCCccgccaccgcgcgcgcccgcccCTGCATCGCCCGCCCCCGAGCACCCCCAGCCCGGTCGCGCCGCCCAGCCACGTGGCTCCcaagcgcgcgccgccgccgtccgcacGTGCTGCCACCGCCGGCGCACGCGGCCGTCCTCCCCTACACGCGCCGGCCCCGCGCGCCCCCGTGCTCCCCTAG
- the LOC136470737 gene encoding uncharacterized protein, with protein MRYMVCLHFPFSNNVAEYEALINGLRIIIELGIRCLDVQGDSQLVVDKVMKESSCHDAKMAAYCREVHRLEDKFNGLELKHIPRRLNEAVDVLMKAASGREPMPMGIFTSDQHKPLVCYEGSEQGGDGSSNPGPGADQSTAPFGPEVIELEEDPATEPDPLVDWRMLYLDYLLHDTLPTDKTETRWLAHRAKSFVLVEGGLYKRSHTRILQRGIPIEQGKHLLSDIHGGVCGHHAVPKTLVGSTF; from the coding sequence atgaggtacatggtctgtctccatttccccttctccaataatgtggctgaatatgaggcgctcatcaacggcctgcgCATTatcatcgagttgggcatccgatgcctcgacgttCAAGGAGATTCCCAGCTGGTCGTCGAtaaagtcatgaaggagtcaagctgccatgacgctaagatggctgcatactgccgAGAAGTCCaccggttggaggacaagttcaacggcCTCGAGCTCAAACACATCCCGAGGCGCCTTAATGAGGCGGTCGATGTGCTTAtgaaagcagcatccggccgagagccgaTGCCAATGGGCATCTTCACCAGCGACCAGCACAAGCCCTTGGTTTGTTATGAGGGGTCGGAACAAGGCGGTGATGGTTCATCCAATCCAGGCCCGGGGGCTGACCAATCGACGGCTCCATTTGGCCCTGAAGTCATAgagctcgaagaggacccagcgacagagcccgaccctctggtcgattggaggatgctctaccttgactacctcctccatgacacactaccgACAGACAAGACAGAGACTCGATGGCTCGcacatcgtgccaagtcctttgttcttgtggaaggtggactctacaagcgaagccacactaggatcctacagcgtggcatccccatcgaacaggggaagcatttgctgagcgatatccatggaggggtctgcggtcaccatgccgtgccTAAAACCCTAGTTGGAAGcacattctga